A stretch of the Lactuca sativa cultivar Salinas chromosome 9, Lsat_Salinas_v11, whole genome shotgun sequence genome encodes the following:
- the LOC111882684 gene encoding uncharacterized protein LOC111882684 isoform X1, producing MFAKKLLQKATKLHNLHHHHQNLRGSLTQEDLDFQLAVHYGIPSTASILAFDPIQRLLAIGTLDGRIKVIGGDNIEGLLISPKQLPFKYLEFLSNKGFLVSISNDNDIQVWNLEDRSVASSLQWSSNITSFSLIHGSFFMYVGDEHGLMSVLKYEEDAELLMLPYHISAKSLTEAAGSSFPDHWTVVGVLHQPCSSGNRVLIAYESGLIILWDVFESQVVVVRGDNVLELKNGVVDSSDQPEHNLEEKEITALCWASSNGSILAVGYIDGDIMFWKTSTTTSSKTQKSGASNNNVVRVQLSSAERKLPVIVLHWSANSKSQNDSDGQLFVYGGDEIGSDEVLTVLSLEWSPGMETLRCVARAELTLIGSFADMSLLPNPINNLGTDLLVLTNPGHLQFFSHESLTALTSEHDKRITLNSIECPVVIPTLDPILTASSLSSLISTENTSNFLLEIATNMKVNSTSKFMNGSGNWPVSGGIVQQLSSPEGYLIQRIYIAGYMDGSVRIWDATSSVLSILCVIREMKDVEVKVKGSTAPVSELNFCSLTSSLAVGNQLGLIRVYNLNSSSKDTTLHIITAIKQEVHKQAENGGPKCSACFHLLDSPVRALQYMDHGAKLAVAHECGRVAVLDVKLFSVLFLSDSLPNPRSPVISMMWKSFLHNDGYVKSPKDLGSKDLNKNKPVESLMFILTKDAKLYLFDCDDYRMINSKPMQLKKETTAISMHVIEGSTSMVESVDQKESKPLTKDVLARNEPSSPVDQKESKQLDSLVLLCCKDVLRLYRLKSVIQGNEQTLCKVKLAKPCCWSSTFKKDEKTCGLVLLYQSGELEIRSLPDLEVVKVTSLMSILRWSFKANMERTMSCTETGQISMINGSEVAFISLLNGGDDFRVLESLPCLHDKVLAAAIEAVISSSQKQRKKQGTHGSIVNILKGFKGGKAKNGINFPADFLSSFRNLDKIFSKNPFPDPVESITDDQEDVELDIDDIEIDEEPVSMPMPTTSSHSKQNEETGKKSDRERLFDGDNSDATPRLRTREEIIATYRKAGDASSVASQARNKLLERQEKLERISRRAQDLNNEAEDFASLANELVKAMERRKWWQI from the exons ATGTTTGCCAAGAAACTGTTGCAAAAAGCTACGAAGCTTCacaatcttcatcatcatcatcag AATTTAAGGGGGAGCCTCACACAAGAAGATTTGGATTTTCAATTAGCAGTACATTATGGTATCCCATCTACTGCATCGATTCTTGCCTTTGATCCCATTCAGAGGTTATTAGCCATTGGGACATT GGATGGCAGAATAAAAGTGATTGGTGGGGATAACATTGAAGGACTTCTAATTTCTCCAAAGCAATTACCTTTCAAGTATTTGGAG TTTCTATCCAACAAAGGGTTTTTAGTCAGCATATCCAATGACAATGACATACAG GTGTGGAATTTGGAAGATAGATCTGTAGCCTCTAGTTTGCAATGGAGCTCCAACATTACAAGTTTTTCTTTGATACATGGCTCCTTCTTCAT GTATGTTGGAGATGAGCATGGGTTGATGTCTGTTTTGAAGTATGAGGAAGATGCAGAGCTTTTGATGCTGCCATATCATATTTCAGCCAAATCTCTTACTG AAGCAGCTGGATCATCATTTCCAGATCATTGGACTGTTGTTGGAGTTCTTCATCAACCATGTTCTTCTGGAAATAG GGTTTTAATCGCATACGAAAGTGGATTAATCATTCTTTGGGATGTCTTTGAATCTCAAGTGGTTGTAGTTAGAGGTGATAATGTTCTTGAACTAAAGAATGGAGTTGTTGACTCTTCTGATCAACCTGAACACAATCTGGAGGAGAAAGAGATAACTGCTCTTTGTTGGGCTTCTTCTAATGGCAGCATTCTTGCTGTTGGATACATAGATGGAGATATCATGTTTTGGAAAACATCAACTACTACTTCAAGTAAAACCCAAAAATCTGGAGCATCAAACAATAATGTTGTAAGGGTACAATTGTCATCTGCAGAAAGAAAATTACCTGTAATTGTCTTGCACTGGTCAGCCAACAGTAAATCCCAAAATGACTCTGATGGTCAACTCTTTGTTTATGGAGGCGATGAAATAGGGTCTGATGAAGTATTAACT GTTTTGAGTCTTGAATGGAGCCCTGGGATGGAAACCCTAAGATGTGTAGCTCGTGCTGAGCTTACTCTTATTGGATCATTTGCTGATATGAGTTTGTTACCAAATCCTATAAACAACCTTGGAACTGATTTATTAGTACTCACAAACCCTGggcatcttcaattcttcagtCATGAGAGTTTGACTGCGTTGACTTCTGAACATGATAAGAGAATTACTCTGAATTCTATCGAGTGTCCTGTAGTCATACCTACACTTGATCCTATCCTCACTGCATCAAGCCTCAGTTCACTTATATCCACTGAAAACACTTCAAACTTCCTTTTGGAG ATAGCTACAAATATGAAAGTTAATTCAACATCAAAATTTATGAATGGAAGTGGAAATTGGCCTGTGTCTGGAGGCATTGTACAACAGTTGTCTTCTCCTGAAGGTTATTTAATACAGAGAATTTACATAGCTGGATACATGGATGGATCTGTTAGAATATGGGATGCCACGTCATCGGTCTTATCAATATTGTGTGTTATAAGGGAG ATGAAAGATGTGGAAGTGAAAGTGAAAGGGTCAACCGCTCCAGTTTCAGAATTGAACTTTTGCTCATTGACTTCAAGTTTAGCAGTTGGAAATCAACTTGGTTTG ATCCGTGTATATAACCTCAATTCCAGTTCAAAAGATACAACCCTACACATTATCACAGCAATAAAACAAGAAG TTCACAAACAAGCTGAAAATGGTGGGCCCAAGTGTAGTGCGTGTTTCCACCTTCTTGATTCCCCTGTTCGAGCACTTCAATATATGGACCATGGAGCTAAGCTAGCAGTTGCACATGAATGTGGTCGT GTTGCAGTGCTTGATGTGAAATTATTCTCGGTTTTGTTCCTGAGTGACTCTTTACCTAACCCTAGAAGTCCAGTGATTTCCATGATGTGGAAATCATTTTTGCATAATGATGGATATGTTAAGAGCCCAAAAGATTTGGGATCAAAGGATCTTAACAAAAACAAACCTGTAGAGAGTTTGATGTTCATACTCACTAAGGATGCAAAGTTGTATTTATTTGATTGTGATGATTATCGCATGATCAACTCTAAACCAATGCAACTGAAAAAGGAAACAACTGCTATTTCAATGCATGTTATAG AGGGGAGTACTTCCATGGTTGAATCAGTTGACCAAAAGGAGTCAAAGCCGTTGACCAAAGATGTTTTAGCCAGAAATGAACCATCTAGTCCAGTTGACCAAAAGGAGTCAAAACAGCTGGATTCACTTGTTTTACTTTGTTGCAAAGATGTGTTGCGTTTATATCGTTTAAAATCTGTGATTCAG GGGAACGAACAAACTTTGTGCAAAGTAAAACTTGCAAAGCCTTGTTGTTGGAGTTCAACTTTTAAAAAAGATGAAAAAACTTGTGGATTGGTGTTACTCTATCAATCTGGAGAATTAGAGATCAG ATCATTGCCAGATCTAGAAGTGGTGAAAGTAACCTCATTGATGTCGATATTAAGGTGGAGTTTCAAAGCAAACATGGAAAGGACTATGAGTTGTACAGAAACTGGGCAGATTTCCATG ATAAATGGATCTGAAGTGGCGTTTATCTCTCTACTAAATGGTGGTGATGATTTCAG ggttttggaatcTTTGCCTTGTCTTCATGATAAAGTGCTTGCAGCTGCAATAGAGGCTGTGATTAGCAGTTctcaaaaacaaagaaaaaagcaGGGTACCCATGGATCAATTGTGAATATTCTGAAAGGATTTAAAGGAGGAAAAGCGAAAAATGGCATCAACTTTCCTGCAGATTTTCTATCGAGTTTTCGTAATTTGGATAAAATCTTTTCAAAGAATCCATTTCCAGATCCAGTTGAAAGCATTACTGATGATCAGGAAGATGTGGAGCTTGATATAG ATGACATTGAAATTGATGAAGAACCTGTATCCATGCCTATGCCTACTACTTCATCGCATTCAAAACAAAATGAGGAAACTG GAAAGAAAAGTGACAGGGAAAGATTATTTGATGGTGACAATTCTGATGCCACACCCCGACTTAGGACACGTGAAGAGATCATTGCTACATATAGAAAGGCTGGG GATGCTTCCTCAGTGGCTTCACAAGCAAGAAACAAGCTTTTAGAACGCCAGGAGAAGCTTGAG AGAATCAGCAGAAGGGCccaagatctaaacaatgaagCCGAAGACTTTGCATCCTTAGCAAATGAGCTTGTAAAGGCTATGGAACGCCGAAAATGGTGGCAAATATGA
- the LOC111882684 gene encoding uncharacterized protein LOC111882684 isoform X2, with amino-acid sequence MYVGDEHGLMSVLKYEEDAELLMLPYHISAKSLTEAAGSSFPDHWTVVGVLHQPCSSGNRVLIAYESGLIILWDVFESQVVVVRGDNVLELKNGVVDSSDQPEHNLEEKEITALCWASSNGSILAVGYIDGDIMFWKTSTTTSSKTQKSGASNNNVVRVQLSSAERKLPVIVLHWSANSKSQNDSDGQLFVYGGDEIGSDEVLTVLSLEWSPGMETLRCVARAELTLIGSFADMSLLPNPINNLGTDLLVLTNPGHLQFFSHESLTALTSEHDKRITLNSIECPVVIPTLDPILTASSLSSLISTENTSNFLLEIATNMKVNSTSKFMNGSGNWPVSGGIVQQLSSPEGYLIQRIYIAGYMDGSVRIWDATSSVLSILCVIREMKDVEVKVKGSTAPVSELNFCSLTSSLAVGNQLGLIRVYNLNSSSKDTTLHIITAIKQEVHKQAENGGPKCSACFHLLDSPVRALQYMDHGAKLAVAHECGRVAVLDVKLFSVLFLSDSLPNPRSPVISMMWKSFLHNDGYVKSPKDLGSKDLNKNKPVESLMFILTKDAKLYLFDCDDYRMINSKPMQLKKETTAISMHVIEGSTSMVESVDQKESKPLTKDVLARNEPSSPVDQKESKQLDSLVLLCCKDVLRLYRLKSVIQGNEQTLCKVKLAKPCCWSSTFKKDEKTCGLVLLYQSGELEIRSLPDLEVVKVTSLMSILRWSFKANMERTMSCTETGQISMINGSEVAFISLLNGGDDFRVLESLPCLHDKVLAAAIEAVISSSQKQRKKQGTHGSIVNILKGFKGGKAKNGINFPADFLSSFRNLDKIFSKNPFPDPVESITDDQEDVELDIDDIEIDEEPVSMPMPTTSSHSKQNEETGKKSDRERLFDGDNSDATPRLRTREEIIATYRKAGDASSVASQARNKLLERQEKLERISRRAQDLNNEAEDFASLANELVKAMERRKWWQI; translated from the exons AT GTATGTTGGAGATGAGCATGGGTTGATGTCTGTTTTGAAGTATGAGGAAGATGCAGAGCTTTTGATGCTGCCATATCATATTTCAGCCAAATCTCTTACTG AAGCAGCTGGATCATCATTTCCAGATCATTGGACTGTTGTTGGAGTTCTTCATCAACCATGTTCTTCTGGAAATAG GGTTTTAATCGCATACGAAAGTGGATTAATCATTCTTTGGGATGTCTTTGAATCTCAAGTGGTTGTAGTTAGAGGTGATAATGTTCTTGAACTAAAGAATGGAGTTGTTGACTCTTCTGATCAACCTGAACACAATCTGGAGGAGAAAGAGATAACTGCTCTTTGTTGGGCTTCTTCTAATGGCAGCATTCTTGCTGTTGGATACATAGATGGAGATATCATGTTTTGGAAAACATCAACTACTACTTCAAGTAAAACCCAAAAATCTGGAGCATCAAACAATAATGTTGTAAGGGTACAATTGTCATCTGCAGAAAGAAAATTACCTGTAATTGTCTTGCACTGGTCAGCCAACAGTAAATCCCAAAATGACTCTGATGGTCAACTCTTTGTTTATGGAGGCGATGAAATAGGGTCTGATGAAGTATTAACT GTTTTGAGTCTTGAATGGAGCCCTGGGATGGAAACCCTAAGATGTGTAGCTCGTGCTGAGCTTACTCTTATTGGATCATTTGCTGATATGAGTTTGTTACCAAATCCTATAAACAACCTTGGAACTGATTTATTAGTACTCACAAACCCTGggcatcttcaattcttcagtCATGAGAGTTTGACTGCGTTGACTTCTGAACATGATAAGAGAATTACTCTGAATTCTATCGAGTGTCCTGTAGTCATACCTACACTTGATCCTATCCTCACTGCATCAAGCCTCAGTTCACTTATATCCACTGAAAACACTTCAAACTTCCTTTTGGAG ATAGCTACAAATATGAAAGTTAATTCAACATCAAAATTTATGAATGGAAGTGGAAATTGGCCTGTGTCTGGAGGCATTGTACAACAGTTGTCTTCTCCTGAAGGTTATTTAATACAGAGAATTTACATAGCTGGATACATGGATGGATCTGTTAGAATATGGGATGCCACGTCATCGGTCTTATCAATATTGTGTGTTATAAGGGAG ATGAAAGATGTGGAAGTGAAAGTGAAAGGGTCAACCGCTCCAGTTTCAGAATTGAACTTTTGCTCATTGACTTCAAGTTTAGCAGTTGGAAATCAACTTGGTTTG ATCCGTGTATATAACCTCAATTCCAGTTCAAAAGATACAACCCTACACATTATCACAGCAATAAAACAAGAAG TTCACAAACAAGCTGAAAATGGTGGGCCCAAGTGTAGTGCGTGTTTCCACCTTCTTGATTCCCCTGTTCGAGCACTTCAATATATGGACCATGGAGCTAAGCTAGCAGTTGCACATGAATGTGGTCGT GTTGCAGTGCTTGATGTGAAATTATTCTCGGTTTTGTTCCTGAGTGACTCTTTACCTAACCCTAGAAGTCCAGTGATTTCCATGATGTGGAAATCATTTTTGCATAATGATGGATATGTTAAGAGCCCAAAAGATTTGGGATCAAAGGATCTTAACAAAAACAAACCTGTAGAGAGTTTGATGTTCATACTCACTAAGGATGCAAAGTTGTATTTATTTGATTGTGATGATTATCGCATGATCAACTCTAAACCAATGCAACTGAAAAAGGAAACAACTGCTATTTCAATGCATGTTATAG AGGGGAGTACTTCCATGGTTGAATCAGTTGACCAAAAGGAGTCAAAGCCGTTGACCAAAGATGTTTTAGCCAGAAATGAACCATCTAGTCCAGTTGACCAAAAGGAGTCAAAACAGCTGGATTCACTTGTTTTACTTTGTTGCAAAGATGTGTTGCGTTTATATCGTTTAAAATCTGTGATTCAG GGGAACGAACAAACTTTGTGCAAAGTAAAACTTGCAAAGCCTTGTTGTTGGAGTTCAACTTTTAAAAAAGATGAAAAAACTTGTGGATTGGTGTTACTCTATCAATCTGGAGAATTAGAGATCAG ATCATTGCCAGATCTAGAAGTGGTGAAAGTAACCTCATTGATGTCGATATTAAGGTGGAGTTTCAAAGCAAACATGGAAAGGACTATGAGTTGTACAGAAACTGGGCAGATTTCCATG ATAAATGGATCTGAAGTGGCGTTTATCTCTCTACTAAATGGTGGTGATGATTTCAG ggttttggaatcTTTGCCTTGTCTTCATGATAAAGTGCTTGCAGCTGCAATAGAGGCTGTGATTAGCAGTTctcaaaaacaaagaaaaaagcaGGGTACCCATGGATCAATTGTGAATATTCTGAAAGGATTTAAAGGAGGAAAAGCGAAAAATGGCATCAACTTTCCTGCAGATTTTCTATCGAGTTTTCGTAATTTGGATAAAATCTTTTCAAAGAATCCATTTCCAGATCCAGTTGAAAGCATTACTGATGATCAGGAAGATGTGGAGCTTGATATAG ATGACATTGAAATTGATGAAGAACCTGTATCCATGCCTATGCCTACTACTTCATCGCATTCAAAACAAAATGAGGAAACTG GAAAGAAAAGTGACAGGGAAAGATTATTTGATGGTGACAATTCTGATGCCACACCCCGACTTAGGACACGTGAAGAGATCATTGCTACATATAGAAAGGCTGGG GATGCTTCCTCAGTGGCTTCACAAGCAAGAAACAAGCTTTTAGAACGCCAGGAGAAGCTTGAG AGAATCAGCAGAAGGGCccaagatctaaacaatgaagCCGAAGACTTTGCATCCTTAGCAAATGAGCTTGTAAAGGCTATGGAACGCCGAAAATGGTGGCAAATATGA